One window of the Benincasa hispida cultivar B227 chromosome 3, ASM972705v1, whole genome shotgun sequence genome contains the following:
- the LOC120073442 gene encoding uncharacterized protein LOC120073442 → MANVGIGSLQLPMLTKLNYDNWSIKIKVLLGAQEVWEIVENGFQEAEARANQAQRDALKETRKKDKKTLYILYQSVDEDTFETIANAETSKVAWDKLQSTHRGADRVKNNGEEITDVRVMEKVLQSLNTKFEIIVTTIEETQDLENMTIEQFIGSLQAYEEKKKRRMEQTETVEQLLQLKIKEKNSYGCGKGRGDRGHGGRGESNTDVSQNSSESSRGRGGRGHGRRGGRSGRDKSQVKCYNCNKYGHYVNECYSSQTESIDRKYQDRSTASTSKTHQGQSNYAEEDGTLLWFQREKKRVNIICGILTQGPESHVWKTRDVCGVEQDGER, encoded by the exons atggccAACGTTGGGATAGGTTCACTTCAACTACCAATGCTTACCAAGCTTAACTATGACAATTGGAGCATCAAGATAAAAGTGTTACTAGGAGCACAAGAGGTGTGGGAGATCGTGGAGAACGGTTTTCAAGAGGCAGAAGCTAGAGCCAATCAAGCGCAAAGAGATGCGTTAAAGGAGACAAGAAAGAAGGACAAGAAGACCCTTTATATCTTGTATCAATCGGTGGACGAAGATACGTTTGAGACCATCGCCAATGCAGAGACGTCAAAGGTGGCATGGGACAAACTCCAATCGACTCATAGAGGAGCCGATCGTGTGAAAAAT AATGGTGAAGAAATCACCGATGTTCGTGTCATGGAGAAGGTTCTACAAAGCTTAAATACAAAGTTCGAGATTATCGTCACGACGATCGAGGAGACACAGGATCTTGAGAACATGACAATTGAACAATTTATAGGCTCGTTACAAGCCtatgaggagaaaaagaaaaggaggatGGAGCAAACAGAGACTGTTGAACAACTTCTCCAACTCAAAATCAAGGAGAAGAATAGTTATGGATGTGGAAAAGGTCGTGGTGATCGAGGCCATGGTGGAAGAGGTGAATCCAACACCGATGTTTCTCAAAACTCGTCTGAATCCTCAAGAGGAAGAGGAGGTCGAGGTCATGGAAGACGTGGTGGAAGGTCCGGGAGAGATAAATCTCaagtaaaatgttataattgtaaCAAATATGGACATTATGTGAATGAGTGTTACTCATCTCAAACAGAGTCGATTGATCGAAAGTATCAGGACCGATCAACCGCTAGCACATCAAAAACCCATCAAGGACAATCCAATTATGCAGAGGAGGATGGAACCTTATTATGGTTTCAAAGGGAGAAGAAGAGAGTCAATATAATATGTGGTATCTTGACACAGGGGCCTGAATCACATGTGTGGAAAACGCGAGatgtttgtggagttgaacAAGATGGAGAAAGGTAA